A genomic window from Vitis riparia cultivar Riparia Gloire de Montpellier isolate 1030 chromosome 18, EGFV_Vit.rip_1.0, whole genome shotgun sequence includes:
- the LOC117906936 gene encoding AP-2 complex subunit sigma, with the protein MIRFIILQNRQGKTRLAKYYVPLEESEKHKVEYEVHRLVVNRDPKFTNFVEFRTHKVIYRRYAGLFFSLCVDITDNELAYLECIHLFVEILDHFFSNVCELDLVFNFHKVYLILDEFILAGELQETSKKAIIERMGELEKQE; encoded by the exons ATG ATCCGATTCATAATTCTACAGAACAGGCAGGGCAAGACCCGCCTCGCCAAGTACTATGTTCCTCTTGAAGAATCCGAGAAGCACAAGGTCGAATACGAG GTTCACCGATTGGTTGTCAACCGGGATCCCAAGTTCACTAACTTCGTTGAG TTCCGCACACACAAGGTAATCTACAGGCGATATGCTGGATTATTTTTCTCACTGTGTGTTGATATAACAGATAATGAGTTGGCATATTTAGAGTGCATTCATCTGTTTGTGGAAATACTGGATCATTTCTTCAGCAATGTGTGCGAGCTAGATTTGGTATTTAATTTCCACAAG GTTTATCTTATACTTGACGAATTCATTCTTGCTGGGGAGCTCCAAGAAACAAGCAAAAAG GCCATCATAGAGAGGATGGGGGAATTGGAAAAGCAAGAGTGA
- the LOC117907910 gene encoding snakin-2, translating into MAISKTLIASLLISLLVYQITEAATTSGDGASSPTEKMDCGAACSARCRLSSRPNLCKRACGTCCARCNCVPPGTSGNQEICPCYANMTTRGNKRKCP; encoded by the exons ATGGCCATCTCCAAAACTCTCATTGCTTCACTTCTCATTTCTCTTCTTGTTTACCAGATTACTGAG GCGGCGACCACCAGCGGCGACGGAGCGAGTTCTCCGACCGAGAAAATGG ATTGCGGGGCAGCATGCAGTGCGAGGTGTAGGCTGTCGTCGAGGCCAAATCTGTGCAAAAGGGCATGTGGGACTTGCTGCGCTCGTTGCAACTGCGTCCCTCCAGGCACTTCTGGTAACCAAGAGATCTGCCCCTGCTACGCCAACATGACCACCCGTGGCAACAAACGCAAGTGCCCTTAA
- the LOC117906768 gene encoding uncharacterized protein LOC117906768 isoform X3, translated as MDKGRDVRRAQSRFSPAKRQIKQSVHKLLSGLDGCEGRGGDAVFPEKPKKERVKKLSVVGRANSVNEDVEMGCSGTYGSEEEEDQQLRSQAPSPGSSKRFKLPKKFFDDCNGVDHSSVPRKLRSAMKKRGRESVSPPLPEPKKLNNGINEVDTPPKGGVKKSKLNLKHGGSDWSQKQPISGPITKEEEEAVESLYALAGMFPDNDKTDNKGELVGESSESKPLTLPEEGESPAPALVSEEDSKCLTGAGVAANPLSNSLGETVEKVKSLNEPTVQEQGNIPTGEQEHTGSDGSVPQVNIRTIPSLSKGEVADEKLVLRSVKFDVPYEQSLDTGLMQLKQQEAPIPETKPKPEIEQQHTIKDSRKNDLVLWPGLSSTGSIGTAIHGLPLHSSAKTQAWLDNATGTTGPSSFGNGVSTEKVSRVMVHKKQPWKRCAAHVRISRLIQDLQNSERKERLSMQPNQLRTDEGSKQVGSLAGNNPSGLRNGLNGVVSANSIGGSAVENNSTEARKDILLQQGLHQDQQRAPASGTYTSQKQSYDFLSLSAGGGGEANNSSNRAVNDLEPSSQLHVPYLHPLPQHHTLIPFSLHQTRYSASPYPDQLSAAAAAVAQQLQLSPYLSNNLCGSPHMALSGSKQQQQQQQQQQQQQQQQRMWAQLATQYRPAGISASHIPNWQNGRHDPTPPIQYAQAILPPSSSLEVLGPKYAPISQQQQQQLIAITSSLSPAKAKRQHNHLPSGLDENGGGFRSDSAMPLQLLCNEHL; from the exons ATGGACAAAGGTCGAGACGTGAGGCGTGCACAGAGTCGGTTCTCGCCTGCCAAGCGACAGATTAAGCAATCGGTACACAAGCTCCTCTCTG GCTTGGATGGCTGTGAGGGTCGTGGTGGGGACGCTGTTTTCCCGgagaaaccaaagaaagaaagggtAAAAAAATTGAGTGTTGTTGGTAGAGCCAATTCCGTTAACGAAGACGTGGAAATGGGTTGTTCTGGGACTTATGGgtctgaagaagaagaagatcagCAGCTTCGATCCCAAGCTCCTAGTCCTGGCAGTAGCAAGAGATTCAAGCTTCCCAAAAAG TTTTTTGATGACTGCAATGGCGTGGATCATTCCTCTGTTCCCCGGAAGCTTCGGTCAG CCATGAAGAAGCGCGGCCGTGAATCTGTTTCTCCGCCTTTGCCGGAGCCAAAGAAGCTGAACAATGGAATTAATGAAGTTGACACTCCTCCAAAGGGTGGTGTAAAGAAATCTAAACTGAACTTG AAGCATGGTGGCTCAGACTGGTCTCAGAAGCAACCCATTTCAGGACCAATTACCAAAGAGGAGGAAGAAGCAGTGGAGTCCCTGTACGCATTGGCAGGAATGTTCCCGGACAATGATAAGACGGACAATAAGGGTGAATTGGTTGGCGAATCATCAGAATCAAAGCCTTTAACTTTGCCAGAGGAGGGGGAGAGCCCTGCACCCGCATTAG TTTCAGAAGAGGACTCTAAATGCCTAACTGGAGCTGGTGTGGCTGCCAATCCCTTGTCTAATTCACTGGGAGAAACTGTGGAAAAAGTAAAATCTTTGAACGAACCCACTGTTCAAGAACAGGGTAACATTCCCACTGGCGAGCAAGAACATACAGGATCAGATGGATCTGTTCCTCAAGTGAATATACGAACAATACCTTCCTTGTCCAAGGGTGAAGTCGCTGATGAAAAGTTGGTACTCAGATCTGTCAAGTTTGATGTTCCATACGAACAAAGCCTGGATACTGG ACTAATGCAGTTAAAACAACAGGAGGCCCCTATTCCTGAGACAAAACCAAAACCAGAGATT GAGCAACAACATACCATCAAAGACAGCAGGAAAAATG ATCTGGTATTGTGGCCGGGCTTGTCATCAACAGGGTCGATTGGGACAGCAATTCATGGCCTGCCCTTACA TTCTTCAGCTAAAACTCAAGCTTGGCTGGATAATGCTACTGGCACTACAGGACCTAGTTCATTTGGAAATGGTGTCTCAACCGAAAAG GTTTCTAGAGTTATGGTGCATAAAAAGCAACCATGGAAAAGATGTGCAGCTCATGTTCGCATAAGTCGTCTTATTCAGGATTTACAAAATTCAGAGAGAAAGGAAAGGTTGTCAATGCAGCCAAACCAATTGAGAACAGATGAAGGATCAAAGCAAGTAGGTTCTCTGGCAGGCAACAATCCCAGTGGCCTGAGAAATGGATTGAATGGAGTTGTTTCTGCTAACAGCATAGGTGGTTCAGCCGTGGAGAACAATTCAACTGAAGCTAGAAAAGATATTCTTCTGCAGCAGGGGCTCCATCAAGATCAGCAGCGGGCTCCTGCTTCTGGGACCTACACTTCTCAAAAGCAG AGTTACGATTTCTTGTCTTTGTCGGCTGGAGGTGGTGGGGAAGCTAATAATAGTTCTAACAGAGCAGTAAATGATCTGGAACCCTCATCTCAACTCCATGTTCCTTACCTACATCCACTTCCACAACATCATACACTTATCCCCTTTTCTCTGCATCAAACTCGCTATTCTGCTTCTCCTTACCCAGATCAGCTTTCAGCAGCCGCAGCAGCAGTAGCTCAGCAg CTGCAGCTATCTCCATATCTCAGCAACAATTTATGTGGATCCCCTCATATGGCCCTTTCAGGCTCAAaacagcagcagcaacagcagcagcagcagcagcaacaacaacagCAACAAAGGATGTGGGCTCAGCTGGCAACTCAATACAGACCGGCGGGTATTTCTGCATCCCATATTCCAAATTGGCAAAATGGAAGACATGACCCAACCCCTCCAATCCAATATGCTCAAGCCATTCTCCCTCCCAGTTCATCACTAGAAGTACTAGGCCCCAAATATGCTCCAATCTCacagcaacagcagcagcaaCTCATTGCCATTACTTCATCCTTGTCACCTGCCAAGGCCAAAAGGCAGCACAACCATCTCCCTTCAGGCTTAGATGAGAACGGTGGTGGATTCCGTTCCGACAGTGCCATGCCATTGCAGTTACTCTGCAACGAGCATCTTTAA
- the LOC117906768 gene encoding mastermind-like protein 2 isoform X1, whose protein sequence is MDKGRDVRRAQSRFSPAKRQIKQSVHKLLSGLDGCEGRGGDAVFPEKPKKERVKKLSVVGRANSVNEDVEMGCSGTYGSEEEEDQQLRSQAPSPGSSKRFKLPKKFFDDCNGVDHSSVPRKLRSAMKKRGRESVSPPLPEPKKLNNGINEVDTPPKGGVKKSKLNLKHGGSDWSQKQPISGPITKEEEEAVESLYALAGMFPDNDKTDNKGELVGESSESKPLTLPEEGESPAPALVSEEDSKCLTGAGVAANPLSNSLGETVEKVKSLNEPTVQEQGNIPTGEQEHTGSDGSVPQVNIRTIPSLSKGEVADEKLVLRSVKFDVPYEQSLDTGLMQLKQQEAPIPETKPKPEIEQQHTIKDSRKNDLVLWPGLSSTGSIGTAIHGLPLHSSAKTQAWLDNATGTTGPSSFGNGVSTEKVSRVMVHKKQPWKRCAAHVRISRLIQDLQNSERKERLSMQPNQLRTDEGSKQVGSLAGNNPSGLRNGLNGVVSANSIGGSAVENNSTEARKDILLQQGLHQDQQRAPASGTYTSQKQSYDFLSLSAGGGGEANNSSNRAVNDLEPSSQLHVPYLHPLPQHHTLIPFSLHQTRYSASPYPDQLSAAAAAVAQQVQLQLSPYLSNNLCGSPHMALSGSKQQQQQQQQQQQQQQQQRMWAQLATQYRPAGISASHIPNWQNGRHDPTPPIQYAQAILPPSSSLEVLGPKYAPISQQQQQQLIAITSSLSPAKAKRQHNHLPSGLDENGGGFRSDSAMPLQLLCNEHL, encoded by the exons ATGGACAAAGGTCGAGACGTGAGGCGTGCACAGAGTCGGTTCTCGCCTGCCAAGCGACAGATTAAGCAATCGGTACACAAGCTCCTCTCTG GCTTGGATGGCTGTGAGGGTCGTGGTGGGGACGCTGTTTTCCCGgagaaaccaaagaaagaaagggtAAAAAAATTGAGTGTTGTTGGTAGAGCCAATTCCGTTAACGAAGACGTGGAAATGGGTTGTTCTGGGACTTATGGgtctgaagaagaagaagatcagCAGCTTCGATCCCAAGCTCCTAGTCCTGGCAGTAGCAAGAGATTCAAGCTTCCCAAAAAG TTTTTTGATGACTGCAATGGCGTGGATCATTCCTCTGTTCCCCGGAAGCTTCGGTCAG CCATGAAGAAGCGCGGCCGTGAATCTGTTTCTCCGCCTTTGCCGGAGCCAAAGAAGCTGAACAATGGAATTAATGAAGTTGACACTCCTCCAAAGGGTGGTGTAAAGAAATCTAAACTGAACTTG AAGCATGGTGGCTCAGACTGGTCTCAGAAGCAACCCATTTCAGGACCAATTACCAAAGAGGAGGAAGAAGCAGTGGAGTCCCTGTACGCATTGGCAGGAATGTTCCCGGACAATGATAAGACGGACAATAAGGGTGAATTGGTTGGCGAATCATCAGAATCAAAGCCTTTAACTTTGCCAGAGGAGGGGGAGAGCCCTGCACCCGCATTAG TTTCAGAAGAGGACTCTAAATGCCTAACTGGAGCTGGTGTGGCTGCCAATCCCTTGTCTAATTCACTGGGAGAAACTGTGGAAAAAGTAAAATCTTTGAACGAACCCACTGTTCAAGAACAGGGTAACATTCCCACTGGCGAGCAAGAACATACAGGATCAGATGGATCTGTTCCTCAAGTGAATATACGAACAATACCTTCCTTGTCCAAGGGTGAAGTCGCTGATGAAAAGTTGGTACTCAGATCTGTCAAGTTTGATGTTCCATACGAACAAAGCCTGGATACTGG ACTAATGCAGTTAAAACAACAGGAGGCCCCTATTCCTGAGACAAAACCAAAACCAGAGATT GAGCAACAACATACCATCAAAGACAGCAGGAAAAATG ATCTGGTATTGTGGCCGGGCTTGTCATCAACAGGGTCGATTGGGACAGCAATTCATGGCCTGCCCTTACA TTCTTCAGCTAAAACTCAAGCTTGGCTGGATAATGCTACTGGCACTACAGGACCTAGTTCATTTGGAAATGGTGTCTCAACCGAAAAG GTTTCTAGAGTTATGGTGCATAAAAAGCAACCATGGAAAAGATGTGCAGCTCATGTTCGCATAAGTCGTCTTATTCAGGATTTACAAAATTCAGAGAGAAAGGAAAGGTTGTCAATGCAGCCAAACCAATTGAGAACAGATGAAGGATCAAAGCAAGTAGGTTCTCTGGCAGGCAACAATCCCAGTGGCCTGAGAAATGGATTGAATGGAGTTGTTTCTGCTAACAGCATAGGTGGTTCAGCCGTGGAGAACAATTCAACTGAAGCTAGAAAAGATATTCTTCTGCAGCAGGGGCTCCATCAAGATCAGCAGCGGGCTCCTGCTTCTGGGACCTACACTTCTCAAAAGCAG AGTTACGATTTCTTGTCTTTGTCGGCTGGAGGTGGTGGGGAAGCTAATAATAGTTCTAACAGAGCAGTAAATGATCTGGAACCCTCATCTCAACTCCATGTTCCTTACCTACATCCACTTCCACAACATCATACACTTATCCCCTTTTCTCTGCATCAAACTCGCTATTCTGCTTCTCCTTACCCAGATCAGCTTTCAGCAGCCGCAGCAGCAGTAGCTCAGCAg GTGCAGCTGCAGCTATCTCCATATCTCAGCAACAATTTATGTGGATCCCCTCATATGGCCCTTTCAGGCTCAAaacagcagcagcaacagcagcagcagcagcagcaacaacaacagCAACAAAGGATGTGGGCTCAGCTGGCAACTCAATACAGACCGGCGGGTATTTCTGCATCCCATATTCCAAATTGGCAAAATGGAAGACATGACCCAACCCCTCCAATCCAATATGCTCAAGCCATTCTCCCTCCCAGTTCATCACTAGAAGTACTAGGCCCCAAATATGCTCCAATCTCacagcaacagcagcagcaaCTCATTGCCATTACTTCATCCTTGTCACCTGCCAAGGCCAAAAGGCAGCACAACCATCTCCCTTCAGGCTTAGATGAGAACGGTGGTGGATTCCGTTCCGACAGTGCCATGCCATTGCAGTTACTCTGCAACGAGCATCTTTAA
- the LOC117906768 gene encoding mastermind-like protein 2 isoform X4 — MKKRGRESVSPPLPEPKKLNNGINEVDTPPKGGVKKSKLNLKHGGSDWSQKQPISGPITKEEEEAVESLYALAGMFPDNDKTDNKGELVGESSESKPLTLPEEGESPAPALVSEEDSKCLTGAGVAANPLSNSLGETVEKVKSLNEPTVQEQGNIPTGEQEHTGSDGSVPQVNIRTIPSLSKGEVADEKLVLRSVKFDVPYEQSLDTGLMQLKQQEAPIPETKPKPEIEQQHTIKDSRKNDLVLWPGLSSTGSIGTAIHGLPLHSSAKTQAWLDNATGTTGPSSFGNGVSTEKVSRVMVHKKQPWKRCAAHVRISRLIQDLQNSERKERLSMQPNQLRTDEGSKQVGSLAGNNPSGLRNGLNGVVSANSIGGSAVENNSTEARKDILLQQGLHQDQQRAPASGTYTSQKQSYDFLSLSAGGGGEANNSSNRAVNDLEPSSQLHVPYLHPLPQHHTLIPFSLHQTRYSASPYPDQLSAAAAAVAQQVQLQLSPYLSNNLCGSPHMALSGSKQQQQQQQQQQQQQQQQRMWAQLATQYRPAGISASHIPNWQNGRHDPTPPIQYAQAILPPSSSLEVLGPKYAPISQQQQQQLIAITSSLSPAKAKRQHNHLPSGLDENGGGFRSDSAMPLQLLCNEHL, encoded by the exons ATGAAGAAGCGCGGCCGTGAATCTGTTTCTCCGCCTTTGCCGGAGCCAAAGAAGCTGAACAATGGAATTAATGAAGTTGACACTCCTCCAAAGGGTGGTGTAAAGAAATCTAAACTGAACTTG AAGCATGGTGGCTCAGACTGGTCTCAGAAGCAACCCATTTCAGGACCAATTACCAAAGAGGAGGAAGAAGCAGTGGAGTCCCTGTACGCATTGGCAGGAATGTTCCCGGACAATGATAAGACGGACAATAAGGGTGAATTGGTTGGCGAATCATCAGAATCAAAGCCTTTAACTTTGCCAGAGGAGGGGGAGAGCCCTGCACCCGCATTAG TTTCAGAAGAGGACTCTAAATGCCTAACTGGAGCTGGTGTGGCTGCCAATCCCTTGTCTAATTCACTGGGAGAAACTGTGGAAAAAGTAAAATCTTTGAACGAACCCACTGTTCAAGAACAGGGTAACATTCCCACTGGCGAGCAAGAACATACAGGATCAGATGGATCTGTTCCTCAAGTGAATATACGAACAATACCTTCCTTGTCCAAGGGTGAAGTCGCTGATGAAAAGTTGGTACTCAGATCTGTCAAGTTTGATGTTCCATACGAACAAAGCCTGGATACTGG ACTAATGCAGTTAAAACAACAGGAGGCCCCTATTCCTGAGACAAAACCAAAACCAGAGATT GAGCAACAACATACCATCAAAGACAGCAGGAAAAATG ATCTGGTATTGTGGCCGGGCTTGTCATCAACAGGGTCGATTGGGACAGCAATTCATGGCCTGCCCTTACA TTCTTCAGCTAAAACTCAAGCTTGGCTGGATAATGCTACTGGCACTACAGGACCTAGTTCATTTGGAAATGGTGTCTCAACCGAAAAG GTTTCTAGAGTTATGGTGCATAAAAAGCAACCATGGAAAAGATGTGCAGCTCATGTTCGCATAAGTCGTCTTATTCAGGATTTACAAAATTCAGAGAGAAAGGAAAGGTTGTCAATGCAGCCAAACCAATTGAGAACAGATGAAGGATCAAAGCAAGTAGGTTCTCTGGCAGGCAACAATCCCAGTGGCCTGAGAAATGGATTGAATGGAGTTGTTTCTGCTAACAGCATAGGTGGTTCAGCCGTGGAGAACAATTCAACTGAAGCTAGAAAAGATATTCTTCTGCAGCAGGGGCTCCATCAAGATCAGCAGCGGGCTCCTGCTTCTGGGACCTACACTTCTCAAAAGCAG AGTTACGATTTCTTGTCTTTGTCGGCTGGAGGTGGTGGGGAAGCTAATAATAGTTCTAACAGAGCAGTAAATGATCTGGAACCCTCATCTCAACTCCATGTTCCTTACCTACATCCACTTCCACAACATCATACACTTATCCCCTTTTCTCTGCATCAAACTCGCTATTCTGCTTCTCCTTACCCAGATCAGCTTTCAGCAGCCGCAGCAGCAGTAGCTCAGCAg GTGCAGCTGCAGCTATCTCCATATCTCAGCAACAATTTATGTGGATCCCCTCATATGGCCCTTTCAGGCTCAAaacagcagcagcaacagcagcagcagcagcagcaacaacaacagCAACAAAGGATGTGGGCTCAGCTGGCAACTCAATACAGACCGGCGGGTATTTCTGCATCCCATATTCCAAATTGGCAAAATGGAAGACATGACCCAACCCCTCCAATCCAATATGCTCAAGCCATTCTCCCTCCCAGTTCATCACTAGAAGTACTAGGCCCCAAATATGCTCCAATCTCacagcaacagcagcagcaaCTCATTGCCATTACTTCATCCTTGTCACCTGCCAAGGCCAAAAGGCAGCACAACCATCTCCCTTCAGGCTTAGATGAGAACGGTGGTGGATTCCGTTCCGACAGTGCCATGCCATTGCAGTTACTCTGCAACGAGCATCTTTAA
- the LOC117907909 gene encoding ER lumen protein-retaining receptor erd-2.2-like translates to MKGKRTPIHTVATWVRKQPPKVKAFLAVASGIVAVIFLRMVVRDHDSLFVAAEAVHALGISILIYKLTKEGTCAGLSLKSQELTAIFLAVRLYCSLVMEYDIHTILDSATLGTTLWVIYMIRFKLMSSYMDDKDNFKIYYVVIPCALLSLIIHPSTPHHIINRVCWAFCVYLEAISVLPQLRVMQNTKIVEPFTAHYVFALGVARFLSCAHWVLQVMDSQGRILTALGYGLWPSMVLLSEIVQTFILADFCYYYVKSLVGGQLVLRLPSGVV, encoded by the exons ATGAAGGGAAAGAGAACGCCGATCCACACAGTGGCAACATGGGTGAGGAAACAACCGCCAAAGGTGAAGGCCTTTCTGGCGGTGGCTTCAGGGATTGTGGCAGTGATATTCCTCCGAATGGTTGTACGGGATCACGACAGTCTCTTTGTTGCTGCCGAGGCTGTTCACGCCCTCGGTATCTCTATTCTCATTTACAAGCTCACGAAGGAGGGGACTTGTGCCG GACTTTCGCTAAAATCACAAGAACTAACTGCTATATTTTTAGCTGTTAGACTGTACTGCAGTTTGGTTATGGAATATGATATACACACCATACTTGATTCAGCCACATTGGGAACAACCCTGTGGGTTATTTATATGATTCGTTTTAAACTGATGTCCAGCTATATGGATGACAAGgacaactttaaaatttattatgtg GTCATACCTTGTGCTCTACTGTCTCTTATTATTCATCCATCCACTCCACATCATATTATAAACAGGGTTTGTTGGGCTTTCTGTGTTTATTTGGAAGCTATCTCTGTACTACCCCAACTACGTGTGATGCAGAACACAAAG attGTTGAGCCCTTTACGGCTCATTATGTATTTGCACTGGGAGTTGCAAGGTTCTTGAGTTGTGCGCATTGGGTCCTCCAG GTAATGGATTCGCAGGGACGCATACTAACAGCATTGGGGTATGGACTATGGCCTTCAATGGTCCTCCTTTCAGAAATTGTCCAGACTTTTATTTTGGCGGACTTCTGCTATTACTATGTGAAGAG CCTTGTAGGTGGACAACTTGTGCTACGCCTCCCCTCTGGAGTGGTGTGA
- the LOC117906768 gene encoding mastermind-like protein 2 isoform X2, giving the protein MDKGRDVRRAQSRFSPAKRQIKQSVHKLLSGLDGCEGRGGDAVFPEKPKKERVKKLSVVGRANSVNEDVEMGCSGTYGSEEEEDQQLRSQAPSPGSSKRFKLPKKFFDDCNGVDHSSVPRKLRSAMKKRGRESVSPPLPEPKKLNNGINEVDTPPKGGVKKSKLNLHGGSDWSQKQPISGPITKEEEEAVESLYALAGMFPDNDKTDNKGELVGESSESKPLTLPEEGESPAPALVSEEDSKCLTGAGVAANPLSNSLGETVEKVKSLNEPTVQEQGNIPTGEQEHTGSDGSVPQVNIRTIPSLSKGEVADEKLVLRSVKFDVPYEQSLDTGLMQLKQQEAPIPETKPKPEIEQQHTIKDSRKNDLVLWPGLSSTGSIGTAIHGLPLHSSAKTQAWLDNATGTTGPSSFGNGVSTEKVSRVMVHKKQPWKRCAAHVRISRLIQDLQNSERKERLSMQPNQLRTDEGSKQVGSLAGNNPSGLRNGLNGVVSANSIGGSAVENNSTEARKDILLQQGLHQDQQRAPASGTYTSQKQSYDFLSLSAGGGGEANNSSNRAVNDLEPSSQLHVPYLHPLPQHHTLIPFSLHQTRYSASPYPDQLSAAAAAVAQQVQLQLSPYLSNNLCGSPHMALSGSKQQQQQQQQQQQQQQQQRMWAQLATQYRPAGISASHIPNWQNGRHDPTPPIQYAQAILPPSSSLEVLGPKYAPISQQQQQQLIAITSSLSPAKAKRQHNHLPSGLDENGGGFRSDSAMPLQLLCNEHL; this is encoded by the exons ATGGACAAAGGTCGAGACGTGAGGCGTGCACAGAGTCGGTTCTCGCCTGCCAAGCGACAGATTAAGCAATCGGTACACAAGCTCCTCTCTG GCTTGGATGGCTGTGAGGGTCGTGGTGGGGACGCTGTTTTCCCGgagaaaccaaagaaagaaagggtAAAAAAATTGAGTGTTGTTGGTAGAGCCAATTCCGTTAACGAAGACGTGGAAATGGGTTGTTCTGGGACTTATGGgtctgaagaagaagaagatcagCAGCTTCGATCCCAAGCTCCTAGTCCTGGCAGTAGCAAGAGATTCAAGCTTCCCAAAAAG TTTTTTGATGACTGCAATGGCGTGGATCATTCCTCTGTTCCCCGGAAGCTTCGGTCAG CCATGAAGAAGCGCGGCCGTGAATCTGTTTCTCCGCCTTTGCCGGAGCCAAAGAAGCTGAACAATGGAATTAATGAAGTTGACACTCCTCCAAAGGGTGGTGTAAAGAAATCTAAACTGAACTTG CATGGTGGCTCAGACTGGTCTCAGAAGCAACCCATTTCAGGACCAATTACCAAAGAGGAGGAAGAAGCAGTGGAGTCCCTGTACGCATTGGCAGGAATGTTCCCGGACAATGATAAGACGGACAATAAGGGTGAATTGGTTGGCGAATCATCAGAATCAAAGCCTTTAACTTTGCCAGAGGAGGGGGAGAGCCCTGCACCCGCATTAG TTTCAGAAGAGGACTCTAAATGCCTAACTGGAGCTGGTGTGGCTGCCAATCCCTTGTCTAATTCACTGGGAGAAACTGTGGAAAAAGTAAAATCTTTGAACGAACCCACTGTTCAAGAACAGGGTAACATTCCCACTGGCGAGCAAGAACATACAGGATCAGATGGATCTGTTCCTCAAGTGAATATACGAACAATACCTTCCTTGTCCAAGGGTGAAGTCGCTGATGAAAAGTTGGTACTCAGATCTGTCAAGTTTGATGTTCCATACGAACAAAGCCTGGATACTGG ACTAATGCAGTTAAAACAACAGGAGGCCCCTATTCCTGAGACAAAACCAAAACCAGAGATT GAGCAACAACATACCATCAAAGACAGCAGGAAAAATG ATCTGGTATTGTGGCCGGGCTTGTCATCAACAGGGTCGATTGGGACAGCAATTCATGGCCTGCCCTTACA TTCTTCAGCTAAAACTCAAGCTTGGCTGGATAATGCTACTGGCACTACAGGACCTAGTTCATTTGGAAATGGTGTCTCAACCGAAAAG GTTTCTAGAGTTATGGTGCATAAAAAGCAACCATGGAAAAGATGTGCAGCTCATGTTCGCATAAGTCGTCTTATTCAGGATTTACAAAATTCAGAGAGAAAGGAAAGGTTGTCAATGCAGCCAAACCAATTGAGAACAGATGAAGGATCAAAGCAAGTAGGTTCTCTGGCAGGCAACAATCCCAGTGGCCTGAGAAATGGATTGAATGGAGTTGTTTCTGCTAACAGCATAGGTGGTTCAGCCGTGGAGAACAATTCAACTGAAGCTAGAAAAGATATTCTTCTGCAGCAGGGGCTCCATCAAGATCAGCAGCGGGCTCCTGCTTCTGGGACCTACACTTCTCAAAAGCAG AGTTACGATTTCTTGTCTTTGTCGGCTGGAGGTGGTGGGGAAGCTAATAATAGTTCTAACAGAGCAGTAAATGATCTGGAACCCTCATCTCAACTCCATGTTCCTTACCTACATCCACTTCCACAACATCATACACTTATCCCCTTTTCTCTGCATCAAACTCGCTATTCTGCTTCTCCTTACCCAGATCAGCTTTCAGCAGCCGCAGCAGCAGTAGCTCAGCAg GTGCAGCTGCAGCTATCTCCATATCTCAGCAACAATTTATGTGGATCCCCTCATATGGCCCTTTCAGGCTCAAaacagcagcagcaacagcagcagcagcagcagcaacaacaacagCAACAAAGGATGTGGGCTCAGCTGGCAACTCAATACAGACCGGCGGGTATTTCTGCATCCCATATTCCAAATTGGCAAAATGGAAGACATGACCCAACCCCTCCAATCCAATATGCTCAAGCCATTCTCCCTCCCAGTTCATCACTAGAAGTACTAGGCCCCAAATATGCTCCAATCTCacagcaacagcagcagcaaCTCATTGCCATTACTTCATCCTTGTCACCTGCCAAGGCCAAAAGGCAGCACAACCATCTCCCTTCAGGCTTAGATGAGAACGGTGGTGGATTCCGTTCCGACAGTGCCATGCCATTGCAGTTACTCTGCAACGAGCATCTTTAA